Within the Streptomyces sp. NBC_00353 genome, the region GGACCAAGCAGCCCCTCAGTAATTTCCTCGGCTTCCCCATCGACAAGAACGTCACCCGCAGCACCGGGATCCTCGACGCCGAGGAGTTCAGCGGGATCACGGTCTACCAGGGCCGCGGTGTCGGTGGCGGCTCGCTGGTCAACGGTGGCATGGCGGTCACCCCCAAGCGCGAGAACTTCGGGGCCGTCCTCCCGTCGGTGGACGCCGACGAGATGTACGGGATCTACTACCCGCGCGCCAATGCCGGGCTCGGTGCCAGCACCATCGATCCTGCCTGGTTCGACACCGCCGCGTGCTACCAGTACGCCCGGGTCGGCCGCAAGCAGGCCCAGCGTGCCGGCTTCCCGTTCGTCTTCGTGCCCACCGTGTACGACTGGGACTACATGAAGCAGGAAGAGGCCGGAACCGTCCCCAGGTCGGCGCTGGCCGGCGAGATCCTCTACGGCAACAACTACGGCAAGAAATCGCTGCAGAAGACGTACATCGACCGGATCAGGGCCACCGGCAGGGTCGCCATCTCGCCGCTGCACAAGGTCACTTCGGTCGCTCCGGCGGCGGGCGGCGGCTATACGGTCGTCATCGACCAGATCGACACCGGCGGTGTCACCACGGCCACCAAGACGGTGACCGCGGACCGGGTGTTCTTCGCGGCCGGCAGCGTGGGCACCAGCAAGCTCCTGGTCAAGCTGAAGGCCACCGGCGCGCTCGCCGACCTGAACGACGAGATCGGCAAAGGATGGGGCGACAACGGCAACGTCATGTGCGGCCGGGCCAACCACCTGTGGGACCCCACCGGCAGCCTCCAGGCATCCATTCCCACCGGCGGCATCGACAACTGGGCCGCCGGTGGCGCGTTCGCCGAGGTCGCGCCGCTGCCCACCGGGATCGAGACGTTCGCCTCGTTCTACCTGTCCATCACCAAGAACCCGAACCGGGCCGAGTTCACCTGGAACGCCGCGACGGGCAAGGTCGACCTGAACTGGCAGACCGCATGGAAGCAGCCGTCCATCGACGCCGCCAGGACGATCTTCGACAGGATCAACCAGAAGGAGGGGACGATCTACCGGACCGATCTCTTCGGCACCTACAAGATCTGGGGCGACCACCTCACGTACCACCCGCTCGGCGGCGCGGTGCTGAACCGCGCCACCGACAACTACGGCCGCTTGCACGGTTACTCCGGCCTGTACGTCATCGACGGCTCGCTGATCCCCGGCAACACCAGCGTCAATCCGTTCGTCACCATCACCGCGCTCGCCGAACGGAACATCGAGAAGATCATCGCCACCGACCTGTGACGATCAACGACCGGGCAGCGCGCACACGGTGTCGAGGCCCAGCACATGGTTGAGCCGGCCGAACGCCAGCCATGATCCGATGCTCATGCTCAG harbors:
- a CDS encoding GMC oxidoreductase, translating into MSDSTMHDAGTKGVSRRRFITGTGSILGAVALAGHSTPAQAGVGSAAAPIDSGAHVPALVIGTGYGGSVAALRLAQSGVDVHMIEMGMAWDTPGPDGKIFANTTSPDSRSYWLRTRTKQPLSNFLGFPIDKNVTRSTGILDAEEFSGITVYQGRGVGGGSLVNGGMAVTPKRENFGAVLPSVDADEMYGIYYPRANAGLGASTIDPAWFDTAACYQYARVGRKQAQRAGFPFVFVPTVYDWDYMKQEEAGTVPRSALAGEILYGNNYGKKSLQKTYIDRIRATGRVAISPLHKVTSVAPAAGGGYTVVIDQIDTGGVTTATKTVTADRVFFAAGSVGTSKLLVKLKATGALADLNDEIGKGWGDNGNVMCGRANHLWDPTGSLQASIPTGGIDNWAAGGAFAEVAPLPTGIETFASFYLSITKNPNRAEFTWNAATGKVDLNWQTAWKQPSIDAARTIFDRINQKEGTIYRTDLFGTYKIWGDHLTYHPLGGAVLNRATDNYGRLHGYSGLYVIDGSLIPGNTSVNPFVTITALAERNIEKIIATDL